CGCGACCGGAACCGTTGACCGCGACGAAGGTTGAAGAATCGATCCCGGAACCGCCGGTCGATGCCGCCGAGGCCGTTACGGAGCCGACCCCTTCTTCTTCCGCGGCTGCGGCCGACGACCTCGAACACGCGCTGGAGACACGGCCCGGGGAGGATGCCCTGGAACAACTTTTCACGGCCCAGCAGGATCTCGCGCTGGCGACCGAAGAGAGTTACCTGCAGGCATTCCAGGGGGGGGACAACGAAACGCGGCTTGATCTGCAGCGGTGGCTGGCATTTTCTCTCGGCAACGAACGATACGCGGTCAATATCGAGTTCGTCAACGAGATCATCAAGCCGCGAGAGGTAACGGAAATTCCCAGGGTGCCGGATTTCCTGCTGGGAATCATCTCGTTGCGGGGTATCATCGTGCCGGTTGTGGATCTGCGGCGTCGGCTGAACCTGGGTGTTGTTGTTGCTGACGATCGGGCCCGGATCCTGGTCTGTGAAGAAAAAGATCGCATTGTCGGCCTGCTGGTTGACAATATTACACAGGTGATTCAGCTCGGTGCAGACGAGATTGAACCACCGCCCGCCATTCTCACCGGGCTGAATCGGGAATTGGTGGAGGGGGTCGGCCGTATCAGGGGCCAGATGGTGATTTTGCTTGATCTGCCGCAGGTCCTGGATATGGAAATGCACGGAACCGAAGAAAGGAGCGGGGCGTGGGAAAGAAAATACTGATTGTTGAGGATGAGGAAAGCCTGCTTAAGCTGGAGAGCATCCTGCTGACATCCAAGGGATTCGAGGTGCGGGGTGTGGCCAATGGCACCGAGGCTCTGGAGGCGATTGCGGAGGAACCGCCGGACCTGGTCCTGCTCGACATCATGCTGCCCGAACTGGATGGTTTCGAGGTCTGTCGCCGCATCAAGGAGCAGGAAGCGACCCGCGGCATTCCGGTCATCATGCTGACGGCCAAGAAAAGCCGCGAGGACATGTCCCGGGGAGAAGAGGTCGGCGCCGACTGGTATATCACCAAGCCGTTCAAGTCGGCCATGGTCATTGAAACCATCCAGCGATTCCTGGCCCGATGAATCCGTTACCGACGATCCGCAAGGATAGCCTTGAAGAGGCTGCCGAGGTGCGCCGGGAACTGCAGCTCGCCTGCTTTCGGGTCGGGGTGCTGCACTACGGACTCGACATCATGCGGATCCGGGAGATTATCCGGCCGCTCAGGATTACTCCGATTCCCAAGTCGCCAACCTTTGTTGAAGGGGTGATCAACCTGCGTGGCGCGGTGATTCCGGTTGTTGATCTGCGGCGGAGATTTGACCTGGACATCCCCCCCGATGACCGTCAAACGCGGATCATCATCTGCGCCCTCGGCGGGCGGGTGATCGGACTGAAGGTTGACGAGGTCGCCGAGGTCCGGCGTTATGTTCGCCAGGACATCCAGCCGGCTCCCCATTTTATCAAGGGGCGGGATGCCGAGTTCTTTCTCGGGGTCTGCCGGAGGGACGAAGACCTGGTGATGATTCTGGATCTGGACCGGGTTCTTTCGTCAGAAGAAAAGATCGACCTTGCGGACCTGCAGTCCGCTGTTACGGCAGAGAAAAACTGAGATCTGCCGGCAACCAGGGAGCTTGATGCTGTTCGATGATTGTTGATTGTCCCGCCTGTTCGGCGCGTTTCCGGTTTGCCGCGGAACGCCATGCCGGGAAACGAATCCGCCTGCGCTGTTCACGCTGCAGGGAAGTCTTTGCCGTTGAGGTCGCCGCCGCTCCCCACGTTCTGGTGGCGCATAGTGACCCGTCTCTGTGCGCCACCGTCACGGATCTTCTCTCCGAGGTTGGAATTTCCAGCGAGACATGCCATTCCGGCAATGATGCTCTGGCCGCGATGGCCCTGCGGCCCCCCGATGTTGCCCTGGTTGATGTCGCCTTGCCCGGACTTTATGCCTTCGAGATCGTCGACAAGGTTCGGGCCCTGCCCGGTCTGGACCGGGTCAAGGTGATCCTGCTCTCATCGGTCTACAATAAGGCGGCCTACAAACGGCGTCCGACGTCACTCTACGGCGCCGACGACTACATCGAAAAACACCATATCCCTGATGACCTGGTCCGAAAAGTACTGCATCTTTCATCCGGACGGCGGCCGGAACCGCCCGGTGGGCCGGAGTCGGAGACTCAGCAGCAGGCCTGGGACGCGGTCAATGAACGACTGCAGCAGGCCGAAAATGAAGAGGTCAGACAGACACGGGGGTTCGATCTCGGACAGGCCCGGCGGCTGGCCAGGATTGTTGCTTCCGATATCGCTCTCTATCATCAGGACAAGGTGGAGGAGGGAATCCGCAGCGGTCGTTTTTTCGACCTGATGGCCACGGAAATCAGGGAAGGGGAACGGCTCTTTATCGAACGTTTCGGTGACCGGAACGGGATCGGCCACCGGCTGTTGCGGGAGGCGTTTGAAGAATTGATCGCCAGCCGAAGGATTGGTGAACAGCAATGAGGGCAGGGGGATTTCATGGCTGATGAACAACAGCTGATGGAAATGTGTTCGGCCACCGGCGAGGAGGAGCGCCTGCAGGGTCTCAAGGGGCTCGGGCGTTATGGCATTGAACGATTCCTGCCGCAACTCTACCGGGCGCTTGGTGATGAAAGCTGGAGGGTTCGCAAGGAGGCGACCGAACTTTTTCTCGCGCTTCCCCGCGCCGGCGAGCTCGCCGGAGATATCATCGAACTGCTGCACTCTCAGGATAATGCCGGGTTGCGCAATACCGCGGTCGATATTCTCGTCCGCCTTGGTCACTGCGCCGTCCCCCGACTGCTTGAAGAGTTGTCCTGTCCCGATCATGACGTGCGCAAATTCATTCTCGATATTTTTGGTGCCGTGAGGGCTGAAGAGGCCATGCCGGGAATGCTTGCGGCTCTCGCCGACAGTGACTCCAACGTTCGGGCCGCCGCCGCGGAAAACCTCGGCCGCATGCAGCTCCCCGAGGCTGTTCCGGCACTGCTGGAAGCCATGGCCGATGCCGACCTGATGTTGCGTTTTACCATCCTGGAAGCCCTGGCGCAGATCGGGGGGGAAGTTTCCGTTGAGGAACTGCTGCCCTACCATGAAGAAAAACTTCTTCGTCAGGCGCTGTTTGACTGCCTCGGTCATGTCGGCAACGGTGACGCGCTGCCGGTTCTGATCGAGGGACTGACTGACAGTATGCGCAATGTGCGCGAAGCGGCCTGTCTGGCCATACAGCGTATCGCCCTGCGTCACCCCGAAATGGTGCAGCGGGTCATGACCCGGCAACGGGAGACCGGTTTTATCGATTCGCTCGGCGAGCTGCTGGCCAGTCGTCGTGTCGATGTCCGACGCGGCGCGGTCCATCTGCTCGGCTGGATCGGTCATGCCGAAACCGCTGAACGGTTGCTGCCCCTGTTGCGTGACGAGGACCTTTCACGGGAAGCGGCCGCGGCTCTGATCTCCATCGGCAGCGAATCGGCCTGTTCCCTGACCGGGTTGTGGCCCGGGGCTGACGCTCAGACACGTGCCTGCCTCGCCTATATCCTCGGCGAGGCCCGCTGTCGTGACTGTGAGGACCTGCTGCTTGCCGCTCTGCAGGATCCGTCTGCCGATCTGCAGCAGGCCGCCGCCCATGCCCTGGGACTGGTTGGTGGTGAGCGGAGCCCGCGGGCTTTGGCGGAGTGCCTGTCGAAGTGTGATCAGCAGGTGGCCGATACGCTGGTCCAGTCCCTGTCGCAGCTGGCCGCGCGCTTCCCGGAGCAGGTGCTGGCGGCCATCGGTCATCTGTTGGAAGCTGAGGCCGAAGCGGTTCGCGCTCAGGCCGTAAGCGTCCTCGGCGCCCTTGCTGACGATCGCGTTGATGCCCTTATCGGCATGGCGCTCAAGGATGTCGCTGCCGCTGTTCGCGCGGCCGCCGTCAGGGCCTGTGATGGTCGTACGGGTGAACGGCAGCGGCAGGCACTGCTGATTGCCCTGACGGACGAAGAGAGCGAAGTGCGCCGCCTGGCTGTCGAGGTGATCGGTGCCGGTGAAGGTGAAGAGGTTGTAGAGGCCCTGCAGCTGGCCATGCAAGATGAGGACATGTGGGTTCGGGCCGCGGCGGTTCGCTCCCTTGCCCGTCAGTCCCCGGAAATAGCTGTTGTTCTGCTGGATCGGGCGTTGTCCGACAAGGTCGGGCTGGTGGTCATCGCGGCCCTGGAAACCCTCGGGGAACTTGACCCCGACGCGGCCTGTTCACGACTGCTCGCCATCCTTGAACACCCCGATGAGGAGGTGGTCAACGCCGCCCTCAAGCAATTGGCCTGTTCCGGCCGTTCTGACTGGGTAGCTGAACGGGGGGAAGCCCTGCTCAATCATGGCAATTGGGAAGTGCGCCTGACGGCTTCCCGGACCCTGGCCGAGCTGGCTCCCGAAACAGCTCTCCGACTGATGGAAAAACGACTCCTGGTCGAAGAAGAAGATCTGGTCCGGCAACAATTCAGTGAATTGATCGACGCGCTGCGCGCCGCGCAAGGATAGTCCCGGATGTTCGTCTTTACTCCAGATATCCCGATGAGCCAGGAAGAATTCAGGCTGTTGCGGGACTATGTCTACCAGTATTGCGGACTGCACTTCTCCGAAGAATCGAAATATATCCTGGAAAAACGGCTGGCCCGACGTCTTCAGCATCATCGGCTGAAATCATTCAAGGATTATTATTACCTGTTGCGCTACAACAGCAGCAAGGACCAGGAACTGACCGAACTGATCAACCTGCTGACCACCAATGAAACCTATTTTTTCCGTGAAGATTTCCAACTGAAAAGTTTCACCGAGGAGATCATTCCGGAAATATGCCGTCGTAAAGAGCAGGAGGGCAACCGTCGCCTGCGTATCTGGAGCGCCGGCTGTTCGACCGGGGAAGAACCCTACACGATTGCCATGCTGCTGCTTGAAAAACCCGAGTTGCGTGACTGGCAGATCGACATCATCGGCACCGACATCAGCCAGCAGGTGCTGAAGGTCGCCCGGCGCGGACTCTACGGGGAAAATTCATTCCGCAGCACTGAAGAGTCCTACCGGAGGAAATATTTTCGTTCGCAGGACGGCAAATGGTTGATCGATGACCGGGTGAAAAAACTGGTCACCATCAGTCATCTCAACCTGTTTGATGCCCCCAGGGTCAGCCTGCTGGGTAAAATGGATGTTATTTTCTGCCGCAATGTCATCATTTATTTTGACCTGGCCGCAAAAAGAAGAGTTATTGAAACCTTTCACCGCCGCCTGCAGCCTCAGGGTTTTCTGCTGCTTGGCCATTCTGAATCACTGATGAATATTTCAACCGCCTTTGAATTGCGTCATCTGCGGCATGACATGGTCTACCAGAAACCTCTTGCCAGCCTTTCAGGGGCCGGCCTATGAGTGAGCGGGTTGTCCGGGTTCTGGTGGTCGATGACTCAGCCTATAACCGGCGCACCATCATCCGGATGTTGGAAGAGATTCCCGGTATCCAGGTGCTGGGGTATGCCTGCAATGGTGAAGAAGGTCTGCGCAAGGTCTTCGACCTCAAGCCCGACCTGATCACTCTTGACCTGGAAATGCCGCGCATGGACGGATTTTCCTTTCTGCGCATCCTGATGCAGAATCGTCCCACGCCGGTCATCGTTATTTCTTCACGCTCCGGCGACGAGGATGTTTTCAAGGCACTCGATTTCGGCGCGGTGGAGTTTGTTTCCAAGCCGAGCGCGCAGATTTCTCCTGAGCTGTTCAATATCCGTGATGACCTGTTGCGCAAGGTACGCGAGGTGGCCGGGACCGATATGCGCAAGGTTCTGCAACGCAGCAAGGCGCGCCATAAAGATGCCGGACTGCCGGCCAGGACATCTCCCAGGGTTTTTCCGAGCGGACTTACCCAGGTGGTGATCGGTGCCTCGACCGGGGGGCCGCCGGCTCTGCAGACCCTTTTTACCGCGATCCGGTCACGGGTCGAGATAGGGTTCGCCGTCTCCCAGCACATGCCGCCCGGTTTTACCAGGGCCTTTGCTGACCGTTTGAACAAAATCGGCTCACTTGAAATCAAGGAGGCGGAAAACGGCGACCTGATGAAGCCGGGGCGGGTTCTTGTCGCCCCCGGCGGCAGGAACCTGACCTTTCGCCGGCGTGGTGGTGACGTGATTGCCCAGGTTGGCGAGCCTTCGCCTGACCAGCGTTACACCCCTTCTGTGGATGCCATGTTTCAATCCTCCAGTGAAATTTTCGGCGATCAACTGCTGGCCGTGGTTCTGACCGGCATGGGCAATGACGGCGCGCGCGGGGTCAGGCTGGTCAAGCAACGGGGCGGACAGGTCCTGGCCGAGGCGGAGGAGTCGAGCGTTGTTTTCGGCATGCCCAAGGAGGCGATTGCCACGGGGATGGTTGATCGGGTCGTTCCGCTTGCTGAGCTCAGTCGCGAAATTCTGATACGCTGCGGTTATTGATCTCCGACCTGAATCATGTGGGTTCATGTATAACAGTGGATATTTTGTCGCTGGATTGCTAGAA
The genomic region above belongs to Geothermobacter hydrogeniphilus and contains:
- a CDS encoding HEAT repeat domain-containing protein, which translates into the protein MADEQQLMEMCSATGEEERLQGLKGLGRYGIERFLPQLYRALGDESWRVRKEATELFLALPRAGELAGDIIELLHSQDNAGLRNTAVDILVRLGHCAVPRLLEELSCPDHDVRKFILDIFGAVRAEEAMPGMLAALADSDSNVRAAAAENLGRMQLPEAVPALLEAMADADLMLRFTILEALAQIGGEVSVEELLPYHEEKLLRQALFDCLGHVGNGDALPVLIEGLTDSMRNVREAACLAIQRIALRHPEMVQRVMTRQRETGFIDSLGELLASRRVDVRRGAVHLLGWIGHAETAERLLPLLRDEDLSREAAAALISIGSESACSLTGLWPGADAQTRACLAYILGEARCRDCEDLLLAALQDPSADLQQAAAHALGLVGGERSPRALAECLSKCDQQVADTLVQSLSQLAARFPEQVLAAIGHLLEAEAEAVRAQAVSVLGALADDRVDALIGMALKDVAAAVRAAAVRACDGRTGERQRQALLIALTDEESEVRRLAVEVIGAGEGEEVVEALQLAMQDEDMWVRAAAVRSLARQSPEIAVVLLDRALSDKVGLVVIAALETLGELDPDAACSRLLAILEHPDEEVVNAALKQLACSGRSDWVAERGEALLNHGNWEVRLTASRTLAELAPETALRLMEKRLLVEEEDLVRQQFSELIDALRAAQG
- a CDS encoding response regulator gives rise to the protein MIVDCPACSARFRFAAERHAGKRIRLRCSRCREVFAVEVAAAPHVLVAHSDPSLCATVTDLLSEVGISSETCHSGNDALAAMALRPPDVALVDVALPGLYAFEIVDKVRALPGLDRVKVILLSSVYNKAAYKRRPTSLYGADDYIEKHHIPDDLVRKVLHLSSGRRPEPPGGPESETQQQAWDAVNERLQQAENEEVRQTRGFDLGQARRLARIVASDIALYHQDKVEEGIRSGRFFDLMATEIREGERLFIERFGDRNGIGHRLLREAFEELIASRRIGEQQ
- a CDS encoding CheR family methyltransferase, with translation MFVFTPDIPMSQEEFRLLRDYVYQYCGLHFSEESKYILEKRLARRLQHHRLKSFKDYYYLLRYNSSKDQELTELINLLTTNETYFFREDFQLKSFTEEIIPEICRRKEQEGNRRLRIWSAGCSTGEEPYTIAMLLLEKPELRDWQIDIIGTDISQQVLKVARRGLYGENSFRSTEESYRRKYFRSQDGKWLIDDRVKKLVTISHLNLFDAPRVSLLGKMDVIFCRNVIIYFDLAAKRRVIETFHRRLQPQGFLLLGHSESLMNISTAFELRHLRHDMVYQKPLASLSGAGL
- a CDS encoding chemotaxis protein CheW; its protein translation is MNPLPTIRKDSLEEAAEVRRELQLACFRVGVLHYGLDIMRIREIIRPLRITPIPKSPTFVEGVINLRGAVIPVVDLRRRFDLDIPPDDRQTRIIICALGGRVIGLKVDEVAEVRRYVRQDIQPAPHFIKGRDAEFFLGVCRRDEDLVMILDLDRVLSSEEKIDLADLQSAVTAEKN
- the cheB gene encoding chemotaxis-specific protein-glutamate methyltransferase CheB, which codes for MSERVVRVLVVDDSAYNRRTIIRMLEEIPGIQVLGYACNGEEGLRKVFDLKPDLITLDLEMPRMDGFSFLRILMQNRPTPVIVISSRSGDEDVFKALDFGAVEFVSKPSAQISPELFNIRDDLLRKVREVAGTDMRKVLQRSKARHKDAGLPARTSPRVFPSGLTQVVIGASTGGPPALQTLFTAIRSRVEIGFAVSQHMPPGFTRAFADRLNKIGSLEIKEAENGDLMKPGRVLVAPGGRNLTFRRRGGDVIAQVGEPSPDQRYTPSVDAMFQSSSEIFGDQLLAVVLTGMGNDGARGVRLVKQRGGQVLAEAEESSVVFGMPKEAIATGMVDRVVPLAELSREILIRCGY
- a CDS encoding response regulator transcription factor, which gives rise to MGKKILIVEDEESLLKLESILLTSKGFEVRGVANGTEALEAIAEEPPDLVLLDIMLPELDGFEVCRRIKEQEATRGIPVIMLTAKKSREDMSRGEEVGADWYITKPFKSAMVIETIQRFLAR
- a CDS encoding chemotaxis protein CheW gives rise to the protein MDLVEIRRKAGRKKQGRKDPRPEPLTATKVEESIPEPPVDAAEAVTEPTPSSSAAAADDLEHALETRPGEDALEQLFTAQQDLALATEESYLQAFQGGDNETRLDLQRWLAFSLGNERYAVNIEFVNEIIKPREVTEIPRVPDFLLGIISLRGIIVPVVDLRRRLNLGVVVADDRARILVCEEKDRIVGLLVDNITQVIQLGADEIEPPPAILTGLNRELVEGVGRIRGQMVILLDLPQVLDMEMHGTEERSGAWERKY